The following proteins come from a genomic window of Nostoc sp. TCL26-01:
- a CDS encoding DUF4326 domain-containing protein, with protein sequence MNILKMDSEDAWYTPGLEYVGKSSKALVLANPWNHRNGRHVRYLTTNRGEALYRYREWMMTRLIPNWVSGLKYHGLHDWEKEYLARVVDLSERIERGEVTSLGCWCINVENYLMVPSGTEKCHAEILYKACSHLIAHRQGAML encoded by the coding sequence ATGAATATCCTTAAAATGGATAGTGAGGATGCTTGGTATACTCCAGGACTTGAGTATGTAGGTAAGTCGAGTAAAGCGTTAGTGCTAGCTAATCCTTGGAATCACCGGAATGGTAGACACGTAAGGTATCTGACTACTAATAGAGGTGAGGCTTTGTATCGATACCGTGAATGGATGATGACGAGATTGATACCTAATTGGGTGTCCGGTTTAAAGTATCACGGGTTGCATGACTGGGAGAAGGAATATTTAGCTAGAGTGGTTGACCTATCTGAACGGATAGAACGAGGTGAGGTGACTTCTCTGGGATGCTGGTGTATCAATGTCGAGAACTATCTGATGGTTCCTTCTGGTACTGAAAAATGCCATGCAGAGATACTGTACAAAGCTTGTTCACATTTAATTGCACATAGACAAGGAGCAATGTTATGA
- a CDS encoding NCD3G domain-containing protein yields the protein MSYCEGKESATVKITWSGGDKESVVSEYPGVEVTSKPSYSYKITYHHDVRPNSNNFQDSYDSFKELGILEEPISYQLISSSDGKIVDLKVASGTPQKETTIVMARNSSYGSIFSNLQLVRGDLYTEVRVVDKKSTVKLSRKGSANWDVVCSDECPPGQIKCEHPGYPGFCCIPCKPTANKINNLAAKVGK from the coding sequence ATGAGCTACTGCGAGGGTAAGGAGTCTGCAACCGTAAAAATTACATGGAGTGGTGGAGATAAAGAGAGTGTAGTGAGTGAGTACCCTGGTGTAGAGGTAACCAGCAAACCTTCCTATTCCTACAAAATCACATACCACCACGATGTCAGACCTAACAGTAATAATTTTCAAGATTCTTATGATTCTTTTAAAGAATTAGGAATACTTGAGGAGCCGATATCTTATCAACTAATCTCAAGTTCTGATGGTAAAATCGTTGATTTAAAAGTTGCATCAGGAACCCCCCAGAAAGAAACGACTATTGTCATGGCAAGAAATAGTAGCTATGGGTCAATTTTCTCAAACTTGCAACTAGTACGAGGGGATTTATATACAGAAGTGAGGGTTGTTGATAAAAAGTCAACAGTTAAATTAAGTCGCAAAGGTAGCGCTAACTGGGATGTTGTTTGTAGCGATGAATGTCCACCGGGACAGATTAAATGTGAGCATCCTGGCTACCCTGGATTTTGCTGTATCCCCTGTAAACCAACAGCAAATAAAATAAATAACCTTGCTGCGAAGGTGGGGAAATAA
- the xerC gene encoding tyrosine recombinase XerC, with translation MVNSPKTPTGKAKKGQVAVRPDSGSIKACFPRSYFDEGKQMKLATGIPMVDGWEATASKLQRRLQIELEEGKLSDGQGNFNLGRYQEILEEYGLRASLRSPKLTVVSDDQLPPKPELSLLEVWDMYCEYRKQGLRETVYENSYQGQYRNYLESAIEATKSEDALKIRNWLVENRYSPKVKNLFSALSKAYQLGIKNRLLTHNPYDGLNDEIMTKGAKGKKQNEVENDNDVLDQSKAYTWDEVQVILDFVETKYPHWYNFLKFKFLTGCRTGEAIALMWQDIDWENERVLIRRTYDRVTKKFYPLKNDKTYKGEECRRFPMIKDDELWKFIKSIPQGNSNEIIFKSKTGKVIDLGNFGIAWRGREAIQTKGIIPQLINQDKLTKYLPPYNTRHSFITHAVFDLGIDEKIVSKWCGHTIDVSSKHYQDVAIFAERVNPHLPQTTELDILKQQLQQQQELINKLLADKDKK, from the coding sequence ATGGTAAATTCACCAAAGACACCCACAGGTAAGGCTAAAAAGGGACAGGTAGCAGTTAGACCAGACTCAGGTAGCATTAAAGCTTGCTTCCCTCGTTCCTACTTTGATGAGGGTAAACAGATGAAGCTAGCGACTGGTATCCCAATGGTTGACGGATGGGAAGCTACAGCAAGTAAACTCCAACGACGGTTACAGATTGAGTTAGAGGAGGGTAAGTTAAGCGATGGTCAGGGAAACTTCAATCTAGGACGGTATCAGGAAATACTAGAGGAGTATGGATTAAGAGCAAGTTTGCGTAGTCCTAAGCTTACAGTGGTATCGGATGACCAGTTACCACCTAAGCCTGAGTTATCGTTACTCGAAGTCTGGGATATGTACTGTGAGTACAGAAAGCAAGGGTTGAGAGAGACTGTATACGAGAATTCATATCAAGGGCAATACAGGAATTATCTTGAATCAGCAATTGAAGCTACCAAATCAGAAGACGCTTTAAAAATTAGAAATTGGCTAGTAGAGAATAGATATTCTCCGAAAGTAAAAAATCTTTTTTCTGCACTCTCTAAGGCTTATCAACTAGGTATTAAAAATAGACTACTTACCCATAATCCTTACGATGGTTTAAATGATGAAATAATGACTAAAGGAGCTAAAGGGAAAAAACAAAATGAAGTAGAAAATGATAACGATGTGCTTGACCAGTCAAAAGCTTATACATGGGATGAGGTACAGGTAATACTTGATTTTGTTGAAACTAAATATCCTCACTGGTATAACTTTTTAAAGTTTAAATTCCTTACTGGATGTAGAACAGGTGAAGCTATAGCTTTAATGTGGCAGGATATTGATTGGGAAAATGAACGGGTATTGATTAGGAGAACTTACGATAGAGTAACTAAAAAGTTTTATCCATTAAAAAACGATAAAACTTATAAGGGTGAAGAGTGTAGAAGATTCCCGATGATTAAAGATGATGAATTGTGGAAATTTATAAAATCAATTCCACAAGGCAATAGCAATGAAATAATTTTTAAATCAAAAACAGGGAAAGTGATTGACCTTGGTAATTTTGGTATAGCATGGCGTGGGAGAGAAGCAATACAAACTAAAGGAATTATCCCTCAGTTGATAAATCAAGATAAACTTACCAAATATTTACCACCTTACAATACACGCCATAGCTTTATCACTCACGCTGTTTTTGATTTAGGAATAGATGAAAAAATAGTCTCTAAATGGTGTGGACACACAATTGATGTAAGTAGTAAACATTATCAGGATGTAGCCATATTTGCAGAAAGGGTTAACCCACATTTACCGCAAACAACAGAGTTAGACATACTCAAACAACAGCTACAACAGCAACAGGAACTGATTAACAAGTTATTAGCTGACAAAGATAAAAAATAA
- the petG gene encoding cytochrome b6-f complex subunit V — protein MVEPLLSGIVLGLIVVTLAGLFYAAYKQYKRPNELGG, from the coding sequence GTGGTTGAACCCCTACTTTCAGGCATTGTTCTTGGTTTGATTGTCGTTACTCTAGCTGGGCTGTTTTATGCCGCCTATAAGCAATACAAGCGCCCCAATGAATTGGGGGGTTGA
- the rsmD gene encoding 16S rRNA (guanine(966)-N(2))-methyltransferase RsmD — MSLRIYGNRQIKTLPGQDTRPTSARVREAVFNIWQGEIAGCRWLDLCAGNGSMGAEALCRGASLVVGVEKSSRACAIIQENWQRLGNTEQKWQVLRGDILQQLKNLSGQQFDKIYLDPPYASGLYQPVLEAIAHAQLLDQNGAIAIEHHPQGWIDIVIPHWEIYRQKVYGNTALTFYRECAE, encoded by the coding sequence ATGAGTCTGAGAATTTACGGTAATCGCCAGATTAAAACCTTACCAGGGCAAGATACCCGCCCCACTAGTGCGCGGGTGAGGGAAGCAGTTTTTAATATTTGGCAGGGAGAAATAGCCGGTTGTCGTTGGTTAGATTTGTGCGCCGGTAATGGTTCAATGGGAGCAGAGGCTTTGTGTCGAGGAGCTAGCTTGGTAGTGGGAGTCGAAAAATCAAGCCGAGCCTGTGCCATCATTCAAGAAAATTGGCAGCGTCTAGGGAATACAGAACAGAAATGGCAAGTCCTGCGAGGAGATATCCTCCAGCAGCTAAAAAACCTATCAGGGCAGCAATTTGACAAAATTTATTTAGATCCACCCTATGCCAGTGGATTATATCAGCCGGTGTTAGAAGCGATCGCTCATGCTCAATTATTAGATCAAAATGGAGCGATCGCCATCGAACATCATCCCCAAGGATGGATAGATATAGTAATTCCCCATTGGGAAATCTATCGTCAAAAAGTCTATGGAAATACCGCATTGACTTTTTATAGAGAGTGTGCTGAGTGA
- the hisH gene encoding imidazole glycerol phosphate synthase subunit HisH yields MPIIAVVDYEMGNLHSVCKGLEKAGATPKVTHSHKELAQADAVLLPGVGAFDPAVQSLRSRDLEQPIKDTIASGKPFLGICLGLQILFEYSAEGTQPGLGIVKGKVRRFIPEPGITIPHMGWNQLELTQEKSILWEHLPPQPWVYFVHSYYVDPVEAQIKAATVTHGTQTITAAIAHENLMAVQFHPEKSSNIGLQILSNFVSQVREKIAA; encoded by the coding sequence ATGCCGATTATTGCGGTTGTAGATTACGAGATGGGAAATTTGCATTCAGTTTGCAAAGGATTAGAAAAAGCTGGAGCTACCCCTAAAGTTACTCATTCGCATAAGGAATTAGCCCAAGCAGATGCAGTGCTACTGCCAGGAGTGGGGGCATTTGATCCGGCAGTGCAAAGTTTGCGATCGCGTGATTTAGAACAGCCGATAAAAGATACAATCGCATCTGGTAAACCCTTCTTAGGTATCTGTTTAGGGCTGCAAATTTTATTTGAATATAGTGCCGAAGGTACTCAACCAGGACTAGGAATTGTCAAAGGAAAAGTGCGACGGTTTATTCCCGAACCAGGAATTACCATCCCGCACATGGGTTGGAATCAGCTGGAACTAACTCAGGAAAAAAGTATTTTGTGGGAGCATTTGCCACCCCAACCTTGGGTATATTTTGTCCATTCTTACTATGTTGACCCAGTTGAGGCACAAATCAAGGCGGCAACTGTTACCCACGGTACGCAAACTATCACAGCTGCCATTGCTCATGAAAACCTCATGGCAGTACAATTTCACCCAGAAAAATCATCAAACATCGGCTTGCAAATTCTGTCTAATTTTGTCTCCCAAGTACGGGAAAAAATTGCGGCATAA
- a CDS encoding peptidase C15: MKKSILLTSFDTWLEDQESNSSDDLLLEVTKLDSLPFNLHFLRLLPVDTKLASSLVMAKIEENYPDHIICCGMAASRKKLSVEVCASRGESLLHTTIDVAQLLIGATATEISNDCGKFVCEGLYYSVLEYLGQNQLSTRCIFIHVPILNQENLMEILHDFLLIINNLALL; this comes from the coding sequence ATGAAGAAAAGCATTCTATTAACTTCTTTTGACACTTGGTTAGAAGATCAAGAGTCAAATTCCTCTGATGATTTATTACTTGAAGTAACTAAACTTGACTCGCTACCATTTAATTTACATTTTTTACGCCTGTTACCTGTTGATACAAAGCTTGCCAGTTCTCTGGTGATGGCAAAAATAGAGGAAAATTACCCCGATCACATTATCTGTTGTGGCATGGCAGCAAGTCGAAAAAAATTAAGTGTAGAAGTCTGTGCCAGCCGTGGGGAAAGCCTTTTACACACCACAATTGATGTAGCACAATTACTGATAGGAGCAACGGCAACTGAGATTAGTAACGACTGCGGTAAATTTGTTTGCGAAGGTCTTTATTATTCTGTACTGGAATACTTAGGGCAAAATCAACTATCAACCCGATGTATCTTTATTCATGTGCCGATCTTGAATCAAGAAAATTTGATGGAGATTTTGCATGATTTCTTATTAATTATTAACAATTTGGCACTCTTGTAA
- a CDS encoding DUF3370 domain-containing protein, protein MLNLLLSFLLAQTTPPAPPPAEVVQPQQVRPLPGRLDSIPTFNSNSPELVLNEGILLSTFPAAGKKVPSAHLNFPFRGRFDVFAHHVAKAEPPENLRSLYLGILLHNPTSQPVRVNVLQGASYLSQPDAPFIELPAFSQNNLGNVFAGPGDRVMSDILRGRRQNIFPAQIVIPPGQSQMLLNQPIPVKGLTPPLNGRSTLVRLQSNGTVYVASLALFARTNPDGSERAPTLAEWQNLLDNGDVSSPRDKTPTPLEETGKPRVYGRVAGVGDGAQWRAFIVDNPKAKFLTIPQPGQAFSYALSTLHGGTLGTGQIQSARLLVRYPDTAYRAHGNYGIQYSLKLPLYNSSPQSQTVSVSVQTPIKEDQLTQPGLRFFTTPARQVFFRGTVRVRYRDEQGKSQTRFIHLVQRRGQPGEPLATLNLKTGDRRLVEVDFLYPPDATPPQVLTVATQAN, encoded by the coding sequence ATGTTGAATTTATTACTCAGTTTCCTTCTTGCTCAAACCACTCCCCCTGCACCACCACCAGCAGAAGTTGTGCAACCGCAACAAGTACGTCCATTACCAGGGCGATTGGATTCTATTCCGACATTTAATAGTAATAGTCCAGAATTAGTATTAAACGAGGGAATTTTACTTTCCACCTTTCCCGCAGCCGGGAAAAAAGTACCTTCAGCCCATTTGAATTTTCCCTTTCGCGGACGATTTGATGTGTTTGCGCATCATGTTGCCAAAGCAGAACCACCAGAAAATTTACGCTCATTGTATTTGGGAATACTGTTGCATAATCCAACTTCTCAACCAGTGAGAGTCAATGTGTTGCAAGGTGCAAGTTACTTAAGTCAACCGGATGCACCATTTATTGAATTACCTGCTTTTAGTCAAAATAATTTGGGTAATGTATTTGCGGGGCCAGGCGATCGCGTCATGTCTGATATCTTAAGAGGACGACGACAAAATATATTTCCTGCCCAAATTGTCATTCCTCCAGGGCAGAGTCAAATGCTCTTGAATCAACCCATTCCTGTAAAAGGATTGACACCACCTTTAAATGGGCGCTCAACTTTGGTACGGTTGCAGAGTAATGGCACAGTCTATGTAGCTAGTTTGGCATTGTTTGCGCGAACTAATCCCGATGGTAGTGAACGTGCGCCTACCCTAGCAGAGTGGCAAAATTTACTAGATAACGGTGATGTGTCTAGTCCACGAGATAAAACACCCACTCCCTTAGAAGAAACAGGTAAACCCAGAGTTTATGGACGAGTTGCAGGTGTGGGAGATGGCGCACAATGGCGTGCTTTCATCGTCGATAACCCCAAAGCTAAATTTTTAACAATCCCCCAGCCAGGACAGGCTTTTTCCTACGCTTTAAGTACCTTGCATGGGGGAACACTAGGAACAGGGCAAATTCAGAGTGCGCGTCTATTGGTGCGCTATCCTGACACTGCTTATCGCGCTCATGGTAATTATGGGATTCAATATAGTTTGAAATTACCTTTATATAACAGTAGTCCTCAATCTCAAACGGTGAGTGTATCTGTGCAAACTCCCATCAAAGAAGATCAATTAACGCAACCAGGGTTACGCTTTTTCACCACACCAGCACGTCAAGTCTTCTTCCGGGGGACTGTCCGGGTACGTTACCGAGATGAGCAAGGTAAATCCCAAACTCGATTTATTCATTTAGTCCAGAGGAGAGGACAACCAGGAGAACCCCTAGCTACATTAAACCTGAAAACAGGCGATCGCCGACTAGTAGAAGTAGACTTTCTCTATCCCCCAGATGCGACACCACCGCAAGTATTAACAGTAGCCACTCAAGCTAATTAG
- a CDS encoding FkbM family methyltransferase, which translates to MLKQQIKKILNASGYTLYQTKKMPYGCVLQEDIARISPDLTIKTIFDVGANKGQTTLKYRRQFPEAKIFSFEPVSQTFEALKANVGVTPNVSCFNLALGEENKQEQMLVQGTSGSNSIANVSQVNSPAEQSLETVHIKTLDRFLEENNHIEQIDLLKIDTEGYECQVLRGAEATLRAEKIFYIFIEVTFRQQDHQHTHFSTISEILADYNFNFVGLYDVYPFWGGGNAIDYCNALFKRWEKGKNLKLWQQ; encoded by the coding sequence ATGCTCAAACAACAGATTAAAAAAATTTTGAATGCTTCTGGATACACTCTCTATCAAACAAAGAAAATGCCCTATGGATGTGTTCTCCAGGAAGATATTGCTAGAATATCACCTGATTTGACGATAAAGACTATTTTTGATGTCGGGGCTAATAAAGGGCAAACAACCCTGAAATATCGTAGACAATTTCCGGAAGCTAAGATTTTCTCTTTTGAACCAGTTAGTCAAACCTTTGAAGCCTTAAAAGCAAATGTTGGTGTTACTCCTAATGTGTCTTGTTTCAATTTAGCCCTGGGAGAAGAAAACAAGCAGGAGCAGATGTTAGTACAAGGGACATCAGGTTCTAACTCAATTGCTAATGTTAGTCAGGTGAATTCTCCAGCCGAACAATCTCTGGAGACTGTGCATATCAAGACATTAGATCGGTTTCTGGAAGAAAATAATCACATTGAACAGATTGACCTATTGAAAATAGATACAGAAGGTTATGAGTGTCAAGTTTTAAGAGGTGCAGAAGCAACTTTACGCGCTGAAAAAATTTTCTACATTTTCATAGAAGTTACTTTTCGTCAGCAAGACCATCAGCACACGCATTTTTCTACAATTAGTGAGATACTAGCAGACTATAATTTTAATTTCGTCGGATTATACGACGTATATCCCTTTTGGGGAGGCGGAAATGCTATTGATTACTGTAATGCCCTATTTAAAAGGTGGGAGAAAGGCAAAAATTTAAAGCTTTGGCAACAATAG
- a CDS encoding PIN domain-containing protein produces the protein MLRGANYGFRKDEIINVLEAMLHSAAFEFENRSTVDQALRRYKQGKADFSDYLIGAVSQQAGCTETISFDGKLRGEQEFQCLE, from the coding sequence GTGCTTAGGGGAGCAAACTACGGCTTTCGCAAGGACGAGATTATCAATGTTCTAGAGGCTATGTTGCATAGTGCAGCCTTTGAATTTGAAAACCGATCGACGGTTGACCAAGCCCTACGGCGATACAAGCAGGGCAAGGCTGATTTTTCTGATTATCTGATTGGGGCAGTATCTCAACAGGCAGGTTGCACAGAAACAATAAGCTTCGATGGCAAATTGAGAGGTGAACAGGAATTTCAGTGCCTAGAGTAG
- a CDS encoding AbrB/MazE/SpoVT family DNA-binding domain-containing protein, giving the protein MASVKIWVLSSLAAILAMLSTTVTNTGQITLPDEIRQHLKLVSGSRIEFVIDEDGQVKLFPLNVAVEVLSGILYRPGIQRASLEDMETAISEGANDWT; this is encoded by the coding sequence ATGGCATCAGTTAAAATTTGGGTATTAAGCTCACTTGCAGCCATTCTAGCTATGCTCAGTACAACAGTGACCAATACCGGACAAATTACCCTGCCTGACGAAATTCGGCAGCATCTCAAGCTAGTGAGCGGCAGCCGAATCGAATTTGTGATCGACGAAGACGGTCAAGTCAAGCTCTTTCCCCTCAACGTTGCTGTAGAAGTTTTATCCGGCATCCTCTATCGCCCTGGCATTCAACGAGCGTCCCTTGAGGATATGGAAACAGCCATCTCTGAGGGTGCGAATGATTGGACTTGA
- a CDS encoding BrnA antitoxin family protein: protein MIIVAWQRLDAMSDEDIDLSDCPEITPEMFAKAVVRRGLPATKAKAQVTLRIDSDVLEWFKSQGRGYQTQINQLLRAYMEAHQ, encoded by the coding sequence TTGATTATTGTAGCTTGGCAACGATTAGACGCAATGAGTGATGAGGATATTGACTTATCAGACTGTCCAGAGATTACACCAGAAATGTTTGCTAAGGCAGTAGTGCGACGAGGTTTACCTGCCACAAAAGCCAAGGCTCAAGTTACACTCCGCATTGATAGCGATGTATTGGAGTGGTTTAAGTCTCAAGGGCGAGGTTATCAGACACAGATCAATCAATTGCTGCGAGCGTACATGGAAGCCCATCAATAA
- a CDS encoding cyclopropane-fatty-acyl-phospholipid synthase family protein, protein MNSVETIVNYFDHTLPIYRKYWYRNSESYALHYGFWEKDTQNFSESLVNTNKFLADKLNIKASDTILDAGCGVGGSTIWLAKTFQAKVIGITISEKQVEEAKKLAKANHVEHLVDFQVQNYLNTNFLDESFDVVWAIESVCYAEQKQDFLQEAFRLLKHGGRLGIADGFQGRDFQHTDEVEMMNVFNEGLAIPNIAKISDFKDYLNDIGFKNVELWDKTQAVLHSARRIYLLCSFIYPLRRILKIFKPHSRTLAILEKNNCAGIVQYKLVKSGLGAYAVFSGEKP, encoded by the coding sequence ATGAATAGTGTTGAAACAATAGTCAATTATTTTGACCATACTTTACCAATTTATCGAAAATACTGGTACAGAAATTCAGAAAGTTATGCTCTGCATTATGGCTTTTGGGAAAAAGATACTCAAAATTTTAGTGAGTCACTAGTTAATACGAATAAATTCTTGGCTGATAAATTAAACATCAAAGCGAGTGACACCATTCTTGATGCTGGTTGTGGAGTCGGAGGTAGTACAATTTGGCTAGCTAAGACTTTTCAAGCTAAAGTTATTGGCATTACAATTAGTGAAAAACAAGTCGAAGAGGCGAAAAAGCTGGCGAAAGCTAACCATGTTGAGCATCTTGTAGATTTTCAAGTGCAAAATTATTTAAATACTAACTTTTTAGATGAATCATTTGATGTTGTTTGGGCAATAGAAAGTGTCTGTTATGCAGAGCAAAAGCAAGACTTTCTTCAAGAAGCATTTAGATTACTTAAACATGGTGGGAGATTAGGCATTGCTGATGGCTTTCAAGGTAGAGATTTTCAGCATACCGATGAAGTCGAAATGATGAATGTGTTTAATGAAGGTTTAGCGATTCCTAATATTGCTAAAATCAGCGACTTTAAAGATTACCTGAACGATATTGGTTTTAAAAATGTGGAGCTTTGGGATAAAACCCAAGCAGTCTTACACTCTGCTAGAAGGATATATCTGCTTTGTAGTTTTATCTATCCACTCAGACGAATCTTGAAAATTTTTAAACCCCATTCACGCACTTTAGCAATTTTAGAGAAAAATAATTGTGCCGGAATTGTCCAATATAAGTTAGTTAAATCTGGCTTAGGAGCCTACGCCGTATTCTCTGGAGAAAAACCTTAG
- a CDS encoding cyanophycin synthetase: MSLVTSIIQKIAPQIGAVVVVDPEYELVGHITFKNGKTAFFSTAKLNINGFGSAEIAKDKGYSKFFLKHFGYKVTEGQTFFSHRLCKKLDNARDIDAGFEYAKELGFPVIIKPINLSQGRLVTKIHHKTEYYQVARKIFRINSGLIVERFYTGKDYRIVVIDDEVVAAYQRIPLSVIGDGKSSVLELVQQKQEFFLKNMRKIIVNLDDFRIQRKLKKQKLNFQSIVPHGKIIYLLDNANLSSGGEAVDVTESIHPDFQKLALNVTKDMGLRLMGLDLMTQDITRPMVDYVIIEINGAPGLTHYASIGDVQTQRVEGLYLKVLQELEKEYNSNN, translated from the coding sequence ATGTCATTAGTAACATCAATAATTCAGAAAATAGCGCCTCAAATAGGTGCAGTTGTTGTTGTAGATCCAGAATATGAATTAGTAGGTCATATTACTTTTAAAAATGGTAAAACAGCATTTTTTAGTACAGCAAAGCTAAATATTAATGGTTTTGGTTCGGCAGAAATAGCTAAAGATAAAGGCTATTCCAAATTTTTCCTCAAACATTTTGGCTACAAAGTGACGGAAGGGCAAACATTTTTTAGTCATAGATTATGTAAAAAACTCGATAATGCTAGAGATATTGATGCTGGATTTGAGTATGCTAAGGAATTAGGCTTTCCGGTAATTATTAAACCTATTAATCTCAGTCAAGGTAGACTAGTTACCAAAATTCATCATAAAACAGAATATTATCAGGTAGCTAGAAAAATATTCAGAATAAATTCAGGGCTAATTGTTGAAAGATTCTATACTGGTAAAGACTATAGAATTGTGGTGATAGATGACGAAGTAGTTGCCGCATATCAAAGAATACCTTTGTCGGTAATTGGTGATGGTAAATCGAGTGTTTTGGAGTTAGTGCAACAAAAACAAGAATTTTTTCTCAAAAATATGAGAAAAATAATTGTAAATCTTGATGACTTTCGGATTCAACGCAAACTAAAAAAACAAAAGCTGAATTTTCAGAGTATTGTTCCTCATGGCAAGATTATCTATCTTTTAGACAATGCTAATTTATCTAGTGGTGGTGAAGCAGTAGACGTTACAGAAAGCATCCATCCAGATTTTCAGAAATTAGCTTTAAATGTCACCAAAGATATGGGTTTAAGATTAATGGGGTTAGATTTGATGACTCAAGATATTACTAGACCAATGGTTGATTATGTCATTATTGAAATCAACGGCGCTCCTGGTTTGACTCATTATGCTTCCATTGGCGATGTGCAAACCCAGAGAGTTGAGGGACTATATCTGAAAGTGCTACAGGAATTAGAGAAAGAATACAATAGTAACAACTAA